One stretch of Camelus bactrianus isolate YW-2024 breed Bactrian camel chromosome 19, ASM4877302v1, whole genome shotgun sequence DNA includes these proteins:
- the DEFB116 gene encoding beta-defensin 116, translating into MKPYLMTISILLILVHKTPGGLFRSFYGKSQEEPWNPCQLYDGMCRNACRKYEIQYLGCLNDQKCCLKFSMKIASSNNVKNGYDSNSNLSLRNPSSHS; encoded by the exons ATGAAGCCTTATTTAATGACCATTTCCATCCTTCTGATCCTGGTTCATAAGACTCCAG GTGGCCTGTTCAGATCCTTCTACGGCAAGAGCCAAGAAGAGCCTTGGAATCCATGCCAGCTATATGACGGCATGTGCCGAAATGCCTGCAGAAAATATGAAATCCAATACTTAGGCTGTCTGAACGATCAAAAGTGCTGCCTGAAATTTTCTATGAAAATAGCCAGTTCTAACAATGTAAAGAATGGTTATGACTCCAACTCCAACTTATCACTTAGAAACCCTTCAAGCCACTCGTAA